The genomic interval cactcactcactcactcactcactcactttaTCCACCACCTCACCTGAAGCAGACCTGGAGGGGACATGCACGTGAAGCAGCCAAGCTCTTCAGCTGGACTGGTGGCGGACCCACCACGTCAACATTGAGCGGCCCCAATCTCCCGGGGAGAACACCAGCGAAGAAAGGGACAGCATACCTTATCCTGGGATACGTCACATTGCCGCAGCCAAGGCCGGCAATACAGTGCCTGACCGAAGCCGCTGTTGAGCCATCATCGCCTAGAGTGGCCCGCCGCCCAACGCTTCCCAAACATGCTTGATACTCATTGGGCAATGCCTCTTATCCGTAGACTCTCCATGTCCGACTTGCCCTACTCGCCATCCGAAACAAACGTTATCGACGCTGTTCTCCTGCCGAACCGCCGGAAGTGAGACGAGAAAACGGACGAGCAGGTAAAAGATAAGCCAGCTAATAGCTGCCGACGATGAAAAAAACACACATTCCGTCGTCCGCCCACCAACCACCAAAACAACGGGGCAAATCCCTGTAGATATCTTTTTTCAAGGCGTAGCATCAGTGGCAACGCAACCTCCTGCTAACTGCCCAGACCCAAGTTGTCATCTACCATGCTTTACATATCAAGCAAAGAGTAGCGTGTTCTCCAATTGAGGTATATGTGAGCCTCTTCACCAACACCATCGATTCGAACCGCAAAAGCCGGAAATAAGAGAGTCGGGGTCGTTGCAAACAACCCCGTCAGAGCGACTGAGCAGTTAATGTGCCTCCCTGACATTATCAGGTCTTGCTCACCCGTCTCTGAGCAAAACCAGGAAGGAAAACATTGGCAAGCTGGCCGTTTGGATCAGGACGATTCTGAGTCAATGAATAAGCGGCGCCTCGTCAGTGCCCTTCCCCAAGTTATCTTTGTCTATGCTTAAGCCGTACTTCCGTCTTTACGGAAAGTAGGCTCAAGGTACGAACAGAGACAAGGCCATGGTCTTGACTGGTTGGATAATGTCATTTGCGAACGCAGCATTGCTGGAATCGTGACGGCAACTCATTGATCCTCATGTTACTTTAGGTAGGTTGTGGTCTCAGTGAATCGTGATTGGCACGATAGCTAGGTGAGCAACACGCGCAGTTTGTTGACGAGAATTTCGGCGACATGGTCGCTTTCCAGGCTTGCCGGCAACCCCGCATTTGGCGTTCTCTTTGCTGGAATCGAAGAATTCCAATCCCATCCAGCTTGCTATGACAGCACAGCGACTTTCTTTAGTCTCCTTCTCGGTCTCGCATGTACCACCAACAAGTCTACACAACTTTGACGACGCCGCGGGAGAGTCGGAAATCAAGTGAACGAGCTGGCATTATCTGCCAAGATATTAGCAGGGTTCGAGGTCGTTTCCCGTTGTAACCAAGTTACCGGAACATATTAGCGATGGGCTGCTCTACATACCTACCTAAGCTCCTGGTACCTTTGGCGGCCGGTCCAGAACACATGCGTACCTGTTATCTTATCGGAAGCTATCGGCAAtcgtaaggtaccttaagtACATGAGCAGCACGTGGTTTATATTAACCACAGCAGCTAGTAGTAAAACTTTCCTTTCGTCCCGAGGCAAGGTAAACTGAGAAAATAAGTGCACGACCGACCTACGGCTCGGGTTCTGCATCAAAGCTGTGACACTCGCTATCCAGGTATGGGTGAGCGGATGCGATTTGTCTCTGTCGCATCCAAGATAACGAAGCATTCTCCGTTGAGTTTGACGAATTCGCGATTTGCGTAGCCGAGAAACTGTCAGTCTGCCTCAAAGTGTAGCTCTTGTACGGATGGGGTTTGAGACAGCCGGTCACCAGACCACATAATGGAGATCACTTGGCAAGGAGTCGATGAGCGGTAGAGTCGTATCTTGTGGAGGGTACCGAGACAAGAGAGCGGCATGAGAAGAGCGTTCTCTCTGTACTAGGGCATACTTTGCGATCTTCTTAGATAACTAGAGTCTGTGACGAGGTGTCGCGTGGCTCACCGCTTGCTACGTTCTTATCTCGTACCCGGGTCGCATGATATGTCATGACGGTACGCAGAATTCCGATTTGCGGGTTGAGCTGCATCAGGCGACCAAGCGAATGTGTGTCTAGTGGTGCTAGAGCCGCTGCATTGACAAAACGGGGCTAGGGCGTGGAAAACTCGTGAACGTGTTCAGGATCGTAGTATCAGATTGCCATGACGGATCTGAATGCAGATCTGCCAAAGACTCGCGACCCTGCCAAGACTGCAAAATCAACCGGCTAGAAAGAAGAACATGTGCCTTCCAAACAAAGCGCGGCGATGTCAGCTTCGGCCAAGCTTCAGACGAACAGTGCTGGTCCCACTGACGGGTCAGAATCCGGACCGATCATGGCGGAAGATTTGCAGCGCTTGCCTCTTAAGCAGCTACCTACCAGCCGCACGGCTTTCTTGGAGCTCTCGAAAGAGCTGTGGCGAGGATCCTCAGAAAGAAAGGATCCTGAAGACAGATTCGATTGTCACCGTGTCTCTCGTAGACGTGGAGCGTGAGTGCTAGCCCCGCCAAAACCTCCGAATTCGGGTTTCAGAGAATGTTCCCCGTCTAAGGTTGTTCGGATGCAGCCACGGCAAAGAGCGAGGGGGAGAGAAAAAGACGGGGTTCGGCCGCCAACATGGCATTCTCCTCCGACAGGCAAAAGTCGGATCGAATGCCGTCTGCGGGGAGGCTGGGACACCAAAGACATGCTCCATGTCAGCTTTGGCACGAGGAAAGGTATCTAAGAGCAGCAACCGACCCAGGTGCTTGCCTCGCACCCAACCACATGTTCCTTGACCGAAATCGATCAGAAACAGAAACGTCCTGCCAAATCTGAGCTTGGCATATCCGTACCTTATTTGACCTTGTATCTTGACGAGTCAGTTCGCTCCCGCCAGTTTCGAGTGCAGTTGTTTCCCTGAGTCGGACAATCGGCAACTTATTCCCAACAACGACTTCAGATGGAGAAGAGACAAAAGTATCCGCAACGCAAGTGGTCCCAGGAAGGACTGTGGGAATGCTCTGACAGGCTCGAGAGACGGCGCCGCGGCCGTGCAGACAGTGAGCGGAAAGACGCCTTGAACGTCCCGGCGAGGGCGATGGCGGTTGGAGAAGTGAGGAGCAAGTTCCTCCAATGAGCGATGATAGAAACGGCGAAGCCGTGCTGCAACTTGCTAGTCGGTTCAGATACACCACACCAAGTGCGTTCAAGAGTTCAAGGGTCCAGCCAACACGCTAGCGAGCTAGAGACTGTTGGGTACCGCTCAGGATTCGTCCTGCAGATCTGGTGTTCAGGTCCCTGCTTATTGTAGACCCTCAAGAGGCGGAGGACCCTGCGATATGTTGCTGATTGCAGCAGGACATAGTGTGTCTTTTTCGGAGCATGAACGAGGTATGGTCGACGAGCCGTGTTGTGCCTGACGTACCATGACCTGGCGGTGATGATAAGGCAGATAGATTGCTTCTGGGAATTTGTCTCGTCGGATTGCACGTCAGTTGACTGAAAGAATGGCGGGATAAGGGATGGTGATGGTGCCACGAAAAGGAAGAAGGTGACTTGGACAAGTGCTCATGTCATGCTCTCGCTCCCGCCTCTTGGGGATCTTGGGGGGGCAAGTGCGGTGTCAGTCAGCAGCGGTCTGAATGGCTGTGTAAAGTGGAGCCAGGATCTTCTGTGATCCATTTTTATTCACCAGCAGCCGTAACGATTGGAGAGGGTAACATCGAGGAAGGAGAGGGCTTTCCTGTCTGCACTCCGGGCGGACCCCTCCTTCTTCCCCCCTCGTCCTTCCCCCACCTGCCCGCTCTTTGCGCCGGACCACGGGCCCCGCACGATGCACCATGTGGATACCTCACGGCAGAGGTATCTTTCTTGCGTTTCGGCCGCTACTGTCGACTTCTCTGAGTTCCCATGTCTTGCCTCGTTTTTTGTTTGCCTCCTCTGGTCTGGCCTGGCCCTCACTGTGCCTCTTTGCTCGTACTGGCGGTGGCTTCTGCTTCCAGACTCTTTTCCGCCGCTATGCCTTTCCCCCAGCTATACAGAGCTATTGGATCCGGCTAGAAAGGCAGGTGAGAATATCCCAGCCAGCTCCATTCGATTCGGCGGGGACTTTGTTTCCCAAGTCTTGGCTCCAAGCAGCCGAAATCCCGAACAGCCTGCTGTATGTGCATAGCAAAGCAAGGTAGAGAGACACGAGAACATCGCCAGTGGCCATCTTCAGACCCTTGGCCCTGGAGGCATTTACGAGCACTGTCGACCGTCAGACTGACCCGTTGGTGTGAGTGATGGGCATTATGTATGGCGAACCCGGGACCCATCGGTGTCCATCGATAAGGAGGGTCCTTGTTTCGCCGACACAAAGGGGATGGATggtgggatgggatgggatgggattgGGGGGTGTGAGGGCCGTTTTGTGCTTCCGTCCAGAGCGCGCTTTAAGCTTCTACTTACTCCCCTTACCCGGCCTTCGGTGCGGTCTACCACAGTAAGGTATTGTGTCGGTCGTTCCATGTGTGAGTGGTTTTGTCTCCGCTCGACTCGACAACTTTTCTCTTgttctttctcttttagcCCCCCCATCCGCCGAcctcttctcttcttcttcaactGCCACCCTCTCACCATCCCCTCTCTCACTCTTCGCAGCCTTGTTCGTGTCCCAGACACATCCTGCTCGTGTGACCTTCCACACAGGAATCAGAGGCCATGATATCTTGAGTCTTCGGTGTGCCATGTGCTCCGCCCCAACCCGTAAGGACCCCTTCCTCCAGCCTTCTGAGGCTCCACACCCCGCTACCTGCACCGGCTGACCTCCATTATCGATAGCCGGCTCACACCCGTTCAGATAGCAGATCTCCACCAAAAATCCCTGGACCCTGGCCACCCCTCCATCCTGACCCCCCTTCTCAGAGAGCCGACAGCCTTCAAGACCATAAACTCTCCCCGATTACTCGCGCTTCATGTCTCATCCGTCTTCCTAGAGACTTGGCCTGTCTTTCGTCTGTTTCTCTGTGTGCCTGCGATCATCTCTTGCGACGTCGAATATGAATAAGGACCATCCGCCGACCGTTCCGAGCCTTTTCTCAACTCACCGGGACTAAGACGTGGACCACCGAGCTCAGCTTCACTGCCCCGCGCTACCTAACCTCGCCAACAAAGACGATACTGGGAGAAATTGCGCAACTTTGAGAAAACGGACTCGGTCACAGTTTGACTGTGGCAAAAAATTACAGCATTATTCGACGTCTTCTGTTCCTTGTCTAGAGGCGTTTTGTCCTTCAACCAGCTATCTCACTTGGTCAAGTCTTCGCTATGGCTGACATCGAAATCCCCGCCGGTCCGGCTCCTATGGAAGTCGTTGATGAGCAAGGCCCAGGCCTTTCAAATCCCTCAGGAAAAGCCAAAGGCCGGCACCGCGTGCTCTGTGGTGTGCAACGAATGTCGTCCACGCCTTCGTTGGCGAGGAGTGGCCGCACTAGATCACACAGCAATCCCCAACGTCCGAGGGGGAACGTTTCCTGCGTGAGCTTGGCAGGACCCTCAACCGCGGGGACCTCGTTCACTGGCGACTCTTATTTCCCCGCAGGCGCAACAGCATCAGGCTATGCCAGTGCCTCATCTTCCGTTCCAGGAACACCATCTAGCGAAATCATTCAGTTCGTAGGCATTGATGGCCGACTTGCTATTCGCCGGGTCGACAATGTCTTCCCTACTACGCAATCACCGGGAGCCCAAACCATTGGACTCCCATCCGATTTAAGGACGACGAATAAAGCCCAGGTTGCCAACCCCGCGGTTCCCAAGCGTGGCTTCAACTTCTGGGAGAACATGCCACACGAGATGCGCGTGCACATCTTCTCCTATCTATCACCCAAACAGCTTGTACGAGCTTCACGAGTTAGCAAGACTTTCCACAAGATCTGCTTTGATGGGCAGCTTTGGACGTCTTTTGACGCCACGGAATTCTACCAAATCATCCCTGCCGAATCTCTTGCAAGAATCATCGTAGCCGCTGGGCCCTTCATCAAGGACCTCAACCTCAGGGGCTGCGTTCAGGTCGAACACTATAAGAGGGCCGAGGTAGTCGTCAAGGCCTGCAAGAACTTAGTCAACGCGACGCTCGAGGGATGCCGCAACTTCCAGCGCAACACGTTACACAGCCTGTTGAGAACGAACGATAAGCTCGCTCAGCTCAATTTGACTGGTTTGACAGCGGTTACCAACATGTCGTGCAAAATCATTGCCGAGTCATGTCCGCAGCTGGAGATGTTCAACGTCTCATGGTGCGTACATATGGACGCGAGAGGTATCAAGGCAGTAATCGAAGGGTGTCCGAGGTTGAAGGATTTGAGAGCGGGAGAGGTCAGAGGATTCGACAATCTCGAGGTCGCCGAAACGATATACAAGACGAACAGGCTGGAAAGACTGGTTCTGAACGGCTGTGCCGAGCTCAACGACCGCGCGCTCAAGGTCATGGTTCACGGCGAAGACCCCGAAATCGATATCCTCACCGACCGACCGATCGTTCCCCCGAGGAAATGGCGTCATCTCGACCTCAGCCGCTGCGCCCGTCTGACTTCCCAGGGCGTCAAGGCTCTGGGATACAACGTCCCGGAACTCCAGGGCCTGCGCCTGTCCGGCTGCACCGCCCTCACGGACGCCGCGCTGGAGCCAATCTTCGCATCGACTCCGCGCCTCACACACATTGAGCTCGAAGACCTCTCCGACCTCACAAACGCCCTCTTCTCAGAACACCTGGCCAAGGCACCCTGCGCGCCGTGGCTGGAGCACCTCTCCATCAGCTACTGCGAGAACCTCGGCGACAGCGGCGTCCTCCCCATCGTCAAGAACTGCGTCAGCCTCCGGGCTATCGATCTCGACAACACCCGCATCAGCGACCTTGTCCTCGCCGAGGCGGCCTTCATGGTCAGCAACCGCTCCCAGAGCAACGCCGTCAAGCCAAAACCCAAGGTCGGCCTGCACATGGTCGTCTACGACTGCCAAAACGTCACCTGGACCGGCATCCGCGAGGTCCTCTTCCGCAACGCGCAGTCCAAGCCGTCCATGGCCGAGATTGGCAAGTTCGCCTACGCGTCCGAGGCCATTGGCCTCAAGTGCTTCTACAAGTTCCAGATGACCGTCGACGAGCACATGAAGCGCGTGCTCCGCGGGGACCTCGCTGCCGCCAACCGCCTCGAGCACCGGTGGGCCGACTACATGCAGGCGAGCGAGGAAGCCGGGACCACGGGCGCCGGTCACCGCCGGCGCAGACGAAGAGCGAGGGAGGCGCAAATGTTGCAtgccgacgaggaggagggcggTAACGGCGGTCGGAGGCGGGGTCGAACCGTCGGGGCATGCACGATTATGTAGTGGGAGACAATTCTTCAGCTCGTGATCGTGTAAGTGAGACTTCAGGGTCTCACTTGGGGAAGAAGTCTGTCTTTCCAGCCACATTCTTTCCGACGATTTCTTCGTCACATGGGTCACATATTTACTTGGCGTTCAGGAGccatcacacacacacacacaagaGACAGCAAACACTCTTAACTTCCATTACTAGATCTGGGATGCAGCATCATCTTCAAGCCCGTGGAACGGAATTGAAACCCGGCGTCTCGCATCAGCAAAGGCGCTTTTATGCAGCATATTctgtacttattttttttattttacagCTGGAGTATTAGATGGGAATCTGGGTTCGGAGGAGATATTGACCTATTCCAAGGGGGTCTTTGGATGTGGAATCGAGGAATTTACCTCTTGTACTTACGTGAAGGAGAAGCACTCTCTCTTAACTCCACTTCAAGGTTGGATACATAGGCTACTTCAATTGCACACTCACCACACATTTCCTCAGTACAAATGTCATCGGAGCCATAACCTCGTTTAGCTTTTCACGCAGTAGTGTGAACATAGACTGAATATCGAAAGCTACCCTTTTGGTATTATTCTCGAAAAAGTTCAGAGGCTAATCCACCCAGTAATTAGGTCGGACACTTTACCGGTCGCCGTGCTTTTACATGTCGCCGTGCTGGCGAATGTAACGCCGAATCTTGTCCTGAAAGACGTCGTCCTCGTCCCGCCGCTCATCACCCTCCATGACGTACATatcgtcgtcctcgtcctcgtacGGATCGCGGGTGTCAAACTCCTCCTCGTCCGAGGCATTGGCGTTGCGGAACAAGTAGGCGTGGCGATCGTACTCGTCCTCGGAATCGACCTCATCTTCGGGGTAATCCGCCGTGTAGTGATTCTCGGCTATGCGCACATTCATGTCAGTAAATGAGTAGCAGAGCTTTGTTCGGTCCACAGACTTACCATTCTCGTCTTCATCATCGTCAAGATCCGAATCGTCGTCCTCGTTACCGTAAAACAGTTCCAAATCCTCTTGCGAATCGAACCTGAGCACACCAATCTGCTCGGGCGGAATCTCCGCCAGCACCGGTTTCGAAGGCGCGAGCTCGTACACCTCAATAACGTAGTCGTCGTCGctctcgtcgtcgtcttcgctTGCCTCCGTCATGGCTTCGTCGCCGCCATTGAGTTTCTTGACCATTTCCGGGTGGCGCTCGGCAAAGCGTTTGGCTGGCGCCTTGGGCTTAAAGCGTGAAGGCGACGCAACGGCGGACGGCGAGCGCGGCGGCTGCTGCGGCTGCTGCTTCTCCATAGCCTGGAGATTCAGCCCGATCTCGTGGAGAACCCATTGGTCCATGTCGGCCGCGATCTTGCTCATATCCTGCGTGGGAGCTGCGCCGGGCATGGGCTTGCGCTGCGGCTCTCCGCTAGGCGTCTCCGGCCCTGTCGTCGCCTCGGAGGCTGCACGCGAGGGAGGGGGGCGTTTGGCAAGTGGCTTCTTAGGCGCCGGCTTGTGGTCCTCCTTCATCTCAACATCAGCTGGCAGACCCTCCGtggtcatcgtcgtcggtgTGGTGCCGCCAGACGCCGTGGCGACCCGGCGtgcgctcttcttcttcccccGCTCCACGAACACGGCTGTCCCGTAGCGTCCCCGCTTAGAGACACCACCGGCCTTGAGTATAGTGCTGCCCCCAGGCGAACTCATGGCCGACCTGGACATGTGGAATCGTCTCGGCTCGGTGGCGGGGTTCTGAGGGCGTTGCGGATCGGAGGCGGTCTGCGGCAGGGGCTTCTGTGCATCGAGCTGGGTCCGTGGCAGCGGCGCCACTGCCGGTGCCTTTCCTGTCGGAAGAGCATGGCTGCTCGAGTGAGGTGGGCGATGCGGGCTCGAGGTCTCGTCACCGGGCTTCGACGTCTGGATGACCGGTATGGAGGGTTGCGATGGGTGCTGTGctgcggcggcagcggcagcggatCTTGCGCTGGCTTTGGCGAGGCGCCTCTGGTAGACCCAGCTGCTGCCGGCTAGATGTCGTTTGGATCCCGGCTCGAGTTCTGTCTCCTATTAATTTGTCCGTCCGTTGATTGTAAAAAGGGAAGAGCGGTCGTACGAAGGTAGGTGACCGGAGCATCTTCATCGCCCCGCTTCCTCTTGATGTGGATCAGTTGAGGAGGGGCAGACATGATGGGCTAGAGAGAATAACAGAGACTGCGAAATCAGAAAAACGTAAGGAACGGGGGTGTTATCGGGGTCGTGAATGATTTCTTGTGAATGACGAGAAATAAATCAAGCGCTCAGAAGTTGCATAGACAGTTCCTGGATTAGACTGGATCTGTTGCGACGTTGCAATTCATGCAGTTCTGGTTGACGATGTTTTTTCTGGAAGGTGGATTTTTCTGGAAGCAGCCACTAAGGCACACGGCGACCACATGTCGAGcacacctaccttacctaaggtAGTGACAGTGCGCTAGGGGTAGAGCTGCGATAAGAAATCCTTATCGCAGTATCACGTCATTGGCCAAGAATCTCACCGCTTTCGGCAGAAAATACGCCGGTGCTGAGGATGGGGGAAATGGAAGCCCCGCCATTTCTGATCACGGTTGAGTTTCCCACCTTTTTTGAGCAGCACAAGCGTCAAGGTTCTAGATGCTGGATGAGATACGGCCAATTGAGCGTCTGAACTCATCCAGGGACGCTTCTCAAGCATCTTGAGTGCTATCATGttggtttttaaaaatttccAGATGACTGAGACATGGGGAGCTGGTCCCCGCTCTCGCTGAGCTTGATAACATTCGAAACCTCTGAAGCATCTACCCTTCCTCACTTGTCTAGCCTTTGGACAGGAGACGTTAGTTTGGAGTTTTGCACGCGACCACCTCATCCACCACGCCTGCGTATGGATCTCAAGGCAGTGGTGCTGAGATAGTAGGTCTATAGTGTTGATGTGTACTGCGGAGGTTTCGTAGGCTGCGACTTCGTTGATAAATAAACATTTGAGATGGAATTGTAGCTGATTACCAGAGAAATACCCATTCCACGGAGCTTGTTTGGCATGATGGAGGTGGCTGTTAGCTCAATGTCTGAAGTTGCCGTCCCGGTCTGGGCCAGGCCCTCCAGTTCCAACTTCATCCACTGGGACCCACGATCAGCTTACCTTAGCCCAGCGACTGTGGAGCAGCATGGCTCGTGCGGTGCTAGAAAGTCTCCGATACTTTGGAAACGGGAACAAACATAGCCAATGGCCATGTCCCAGCGACTCCCCTGCTCTCGGGATGCATCAGGGATGATGACGCACAAAGCATGCCGGCGCTGAGATGGAGCAGCTGGGTGGCCATTGACTGCGGTGCTGATAACCGCTACTTTATGCTGGGGCAATGATTTGCGGGAGCTTCAGGTCGCGCATTGAGCGTTGCGTCGGGAGCTAAACCGCCAACAAAACTTGGATCAAACGGGGGAGGAATGGGTAATGTTGGTGAAAGAGAGGAAGCGGCGATCTCATCTCATGCCTCAGCACGGGTTCCTACTTCTATGGTCCATTCTCGTCTCATCAGGGGCCAGCAATCGCCATGTGCCATACAAAATAGATGGTGCAATCCAGCTCAATTGCTGACAAGTCCGGGTCTTATTTCTCATAGCGTTGGAAGCCATGGCAAACAAAGTACCCGACTGCAGGTCGCAAACCAGATTGCATTCAAACTCGGGCAAGTAAGGAAGCTGAAAGTGAGCAAGTGCTTTGCCTCAACTTTTCCTACCACCTTAGAAGGCTTAGATAGCAATTAGCCTTCTCCATGACCTCGTCCTTCCCAACCTCTTTCCCAGTCTCCTTCCTCTCCGGCCGGCACACCCCAACCTTTGACATGGCACATACGACATACGGAATAATCATGCAATGAACCCCTCCTGTGCCGCAGCTTCCCTGTTCTGAGCTGCTGCACCTCCCACCCACCTCACCCAGAACAAGGTATCGGCTTCTTGATCTCTCTGCTGTCTGAGCTCCTCTCACCCAGCTCGAAGCATCTGCACGTTACGTTTCTCCTTCGGCCTCCGTATGGCCTTGCTGCAGTAAGCTCTACCCCATTCTCCTCGTACTCTTCCAAACCCCAATCAGCTCGTTCCCTCAAAGCCGTTTCACTCGCACAAAATACGCAGCCCCCGAATCTTCCTCGTTGGCGTCGTTGCGTGAAACACTCATCCGGAGACTCCACACTCCAGATTCCTCCCGTAGAATTGTCTCGCACCCTTTGGTGTTCTTCcatttctttttttccttCACCAAAAGTCAATCCCATCACCTTTGACGCCTTCTTGCTTCCTACGACTAGCGCCGCATTTTAAGGTATCGCCCAGAGACAGCCGCATTCGTCAGCGTTGTTGCCCATCTCAACCCGCCACCCTCGCTGTGGGTTCCAAGGGAACGGCTTCCTTCTCTGCCATTTTCATCGAGTTTTCCTTCCCGAAAGGTTTCTCTTACCTGTGCTGACTTGAGCCGTGATAGAAGGGTAGCCGACGAAGAGAATCCACCTTTTCAAACGCTCGTCCTTGTGCGATTGAGTTGGCCGAGTGACGACGAGAGTTAAGCTACCCAACTTCAACCTACTTCGCCGCGGAGGCCGTCGTCGACAATGGTTTCCGTGACCATCACCTACAAGCAGCCCGGGACGCAGCCTCCCATCTTTGTCGCCGGCTCCTTCTCAAATCCAAAATGGGAGCCCCAGGAGATGGACTTCACCACCGAAGATGGTGGAGAACACACGTTCTACAAGAACATTGAAGTTCGGCCAAACACGCAGATCGAGTACAAGTTCCGTGTTGGTCTAGGGGACTGGTGGGTTCTTAACGAGACTGCAGCTATAGGTATGTTTGCCCCCAAGTTGCGCAATGCTGCGTTTTCAGCAAGCTCGTCTAACATGGAGGTAATCTACAGTCACCGACGGATCTGGCAATCGTAACAACCTCCTGACAGCACCTGCGTCTCAAGAGTTGAAGGAACTCAACGGTGTGAACGGCGACAGCCAACCTGCAAGCGAAAACGCCTCAACTTCCGAAGACGTGAACGCGTCAAAAGCTGCCAGAGAGCATACTGCTGCCCAGCTTGAGCCGAAAACAAAGCTCCAAGATTATCTCAAGGACGAGGAGCGGCAAAGACTTTCGTCGACCCCGATCGGCCAAGTTGCGGACACCGCCGCAGAGGTCGCTGATGCCGCCGAGAAACTTGACGCCGAGGTCGACATGTCTAGACTTGCAGCGCTCCCCAAGGGCGTGGAGCACCTTAAGGACGAGGAAAGGGGGCGTCTGTCTTCGACGCCGATTGAACAAGTTGCGAGCACTGCGGCTGAGGTTGCCGATTCTGCCCAGAAGCTAGACGCTGATGAGGTATGTGCCAAACAAGCGGCAGACTCATAATTGTAGAGCCATGACTGACAGTATGATAGGATCTTAAGGAAGAGGACTCGGACGACTGTCCTGCACCTTTATTCGCTCACGAAGCTCTTGGACCCTACGAGCCTTCAGCTGATGACGAAGATGAAATTCCAAAGGACTACGATCATCATGGCACTGTGGAGTACGATGTCGACGAGTATGACCTCAATGATCCCACCCTCGAGCGGTGGCCCTCTAACAGGGACGGAATCATCGATGCCGTGCGCAAGGTCGAGACTGGGCGCAAC from Colletotrichum lupini chromosome 2, complete sequence carries:
- a CDS encoding F-box domain-containing protein, whose product is MADIEIPAGPAPMEVVDEQGPGLSNPSGKAKGRHRVLCGVQRMSSTPSLARSGRTRSHSNPQRPRGNVSCVSLAGPSTAGTSFTGDSYFPAGATASGYASASSSVPGTPSSEIIQFVGIDGRLAIRRVDNVFPTTQSPGAQTIGLPSDLRTTNKAQVANPAVPKRGFNFWENMPHEMRVHIFSYLSPKQLVRASRVSKTFHKICFDGQLWTSFDATEFYQIIPAESLARIIVAAGPFIKDLNLRGCVQVEHYKRAEVVVKACKNLVNATLEGCRNFQRNTLHSLLRTNDKLAQLNLTGLTAVTNMSCKIIAESCPQLEMFNVSWCVHMDARGIKAVIEGCPRLKDLRAGEVRGFDNLEVAETIYKTNRLERLVLNGCAELNDRALKVMVHGEDPEIDILTDRPIVPPRKWRHLDLSRCARLTSQGVKALGYNVPELQGLRLSGCTALTDAALEPIFASTPRLTHIELEDLSDLTNALFSEHLAKAPCAPWLEHLSISYCENLGDSGVLPIVKNCVSLRAIDLDNTRISDLVLAEAAFMVSNRSQSNAVKPKPKVGLHMVVYDCQNVTWTGIREVLFRNAQSKPSMAEIGKFAYASEAIGLKCFYKFQMTVDEHMKRVLRGDLAAANRLEHRWADYMQASEEAGTTGAGHRRRRRRAREAQMLHADEEEGGNGGRRRGRTVGACTIM